The segment AGATCACCCGCGCCGGTCAGCTCGTGGGCGAACTCGCCGCCAAGCGCCTCGGCGTGCCCTTCGGCATCGTCGACCTCTCGCTTGCCCCCACCGCCGAGGTGGGCGATTCCGTGGCCGCGATCCTTGAGGCAATGGGCCTGGAGCAGGTGGGCGCCCATGGCACCACCGCCGCGCTCACCCTTCTCAACGACGCCGTCAAGAAGGGCGGCATGATGGCCTGTTCGCGCGTGGGTGGCCTATCCGGCTCCTTCATCCCGGTCTCCGAGGACGCCAACATGATCGACGCCGTCCGCGCCGGCACGCTCTCAATCGAAAAGCTCGAGGCCATGACGGCGATCTGCTCGGTCGGCCTGGACATGGTGGCCATCCCGGGTGATACCCCCGCCGCCGCGATCGCCGGCATGATCGCCGACGAGGCCGCGATCGGGGTCATGAACCACAAGACGACGGCGGTGCGTGTCATCCCTGCGCCCGGCACTGTCCCGGGCGACGAGGTCGATTTTGGCGGGCTGCTCGGTTACGCGCCCGTCATGCCGGTTCGGTCGGTGTCCAGCGCGGACTTCATCTCGCGCGGCGGATTCATCCCCGCGCCCGTGCACGGCATGCGCAACTAACGCCGGCGGCGAAGAAGTTTAAAGCTCCCGGTGCGCGGCAGTAGACTGCGAGCGTTAGTCCAGGTCAAAGTGGGAAACGTGATGCGACGCAACAAAGAACCCCAGGTTGATACCCGCAACGACGACGGCAGCGTGCTTCGCGCAACACGCCTTGCCGCCACGTCGGTGCACGGCCCGATCTTCGGGCCCCTCGACTTGACCCTCACCCCCGGCACGCTCTGCATCGTGCACGGCACCTCCGGGTCGGGACGCTCAGCCCTCCTGCTCGCCCTCGCCGGCCGGCTTCGCCGCGTGACGGGCGAGCTGCTCGTTGCCGGGCATGACGCCGCCTTCGACACCCGCGCGGTGCTCTCCCTCGCGAGCGTTGGCCGCATCGGGCAGTACGCCGCCCCCGATGACCGGCTGACTGTGGGCGAACTCATCGGCGAACGCGCCGTCCAGGACGGCATCAGGCTGAGCCAGGCCGTTGACCGCGCCGAAGAGATCGAGGACTTCCTCGGTTACCGCATCGATCGTGGCGCGCTATACGAGGACCTGCCCGCCGCCGAGAAGACGATGCTGTGTGCGGGGCTCGCGATGCTGCGCCCGGCGGCCGTCGTCGTCGTGGACGAGGCGGACCGTGACGTGCCCGCCCACCAGGTCGCAACGCTGTTCGCCACTTTGCAACGCCTGGCCACCATGGAGAACAACGTCGTCATCGTCAGCGCATCGAACGCGAACGCGGCGCCCGTCGGCGCGATGCGCGTCCACCTCGCGCCCACCAAGCTCTCGCGAGTCCATAAGATCGAAGACCCTCCCGTCGCCATCGACGAGGCCACCGAGGCCCCGGAGGAAGTCGAGCCGCTCGACCCGGACCTGGAGGAGACCGTCGTAGCGAAGGTTGGCGAGGAAGGCACGGAGGAATAATGATCAAGCCGCTGCGCGCCGCGGGCCTCGAATTCAAGCATTTCCGCGGAATCCCCGTCATAGCCCTCGTCTTCATCCTCATCGTCCCCACCCTCTACGGCGGCATCTACCTGCACGCCAACTGGGACCTGTACAACGAGATCGGCAAGGTCAAGGTCGCGATCGTCAACGGCGACAAGGCGGTTGAATACGGCGAACAAACCATCGACGCCGGCTCCCTGTTCGTGCAGGCCATCAAGAACCAGGAGGGTTTCGACTGGCAGTTCATGGACGACGAGGCGGAGGCCGAGCGGCTCCTGCACGAGGGCGAGGTCTACATGATCGTCTCCGTGCCCGAGAACTTCTCGGCGAACCTCGTCGCCGCCGGGCGCTTCCAGCCCGAACGCGCCACCATCACCTTCCACCGCGACGACGCCAACGGTTTCATCGCCGGCTCCCTCCTGTCCCAGATGCAGGCGCTCATCCAGGAGCAGGTCAACGCGGCGGTGGGGGAGGCCTACTTCTCCACTCTGTTCGGGCAACTGTCCGTGATCCGCGACGGCATGAACACCGCCGCCGACGGCGCCCGCCAGCTCTCCGACGGCCTCAGCCAGGCGGCGGATGGGGTCTCCGCCCTCAACGAGGGGCTCTCCGGCCTCGACGTGCCCGAAATGCAGGACGACATGAAACAGCTCTCGGACGCGATGGCCACCCTCAACCGCGGCGCCACGAGCGTGCTGCTCGGCGTCTCCGGGGCAACGGGCTCGGTCTACGGGCTGGAGAACGTCGCGGACGGCGTGAAGGTCGGCAAGGACAACGTCAAGGCCGCGCTCGAGCCCCTGCGCAATTACGTCAACAACAACTTGCCCAAGCTCCAGGACGACGCCGTCAACCTCGCCGGGGTCAGCGCCGAGCTATCCGGGAGCGCGAACTCGACGATTGGGAGGACGAACTCCGCCCTCGACGCCGTCAACAAGGCCCTCCTCCAGCTCGCCGTCAACCCCGACCTGGCCAACGACCCCGACTTCCTCGCCCAGCTCCAAGAGGACATCGCCGCGTCCTCCTCGCTGCTCGGCGACCTGTCCGCCAGCGTCTCCGGCCAGCTCTCCCTGACCTCGAGCCTGCAGGCGAACATCGACTACAACGCCACCAAATCCGCGGTGGACGCCGCGGACTCGGCGATGGCGGCGATCGACTCCTCCTTTGACAACCTGGACACCGCGCTGCGCAACTTCGGCTCTTCGGCGAACGACATCCGCACCGGCGTTGACCAGATCAACGAGGGCAAGAACCAGCTGAACACCCTGCTATCCGGCCTGAGCGGCAAGCTGCCCGAGGCGATCGCAGGCCTGGAGCAGCTGGTCAGCGGGGTCTCCCAGCTCGACCTTGCGATGCAGCAGCTTGACTCCGGCGCGGCCACCCTTGCCGACGGGCTCGAGCAGGGCGTGGCTCAGATCCCGGAACTGACCGACTCGGAGGTCGACCGCCTCGCCGAGATCATGTCCTCCCCGGTCAGCATCGACGTCATCATCGACAACAACGCCGAAACGTATGGCCGCGGCCTGGCACCGTTCTTCTTCTCTATCGCGCTGTGGATCTCCTCGGTGACATTCTTCCTCGTCATGCGGACGCTACCGGGCCGGGCGTTGCTCTCCCGCTCCGGGACCCTGGCCATGACATTGCAGGGATTTGCGCCGTTCGCGGTGATGGGCGTGGCCTCCTCACTGATCATGGGGCTGGGGGTGTGGGGCCTGCTCGGCCTGCACCCGGTCCACCCGTGGCGTTTCATCCTTCTGCTGATCGTGGCGGTGCTGGCGTTCATGTCGCTGGGGTACGCGGTGCGGCTGTGGCTGGGCTCACCGCAGAGCGCCGTCTTCCTCGTGGCGCTCATCCTGCAGCTGCCGGCGTCGGGCGGAACCTTCCCCACCGAGGTGCTCAACTCCTTCTACCGCGGGCTGTCCTCGATCGCGCCGATGCGCTACTCGGTGGACGCCTTCCGCGTGGCGATCTCCGGCGGCACGGACACCCAGTATTGGGGCTCGCTGGCGGTGCTCGTCATGATCACCGTAGTCTCGATGGCGGCCATGTACGTGCTCGTCGGGCGCAGGCGCGTGCTGCGGATGCGCGACCTGCACCCGACCATGGTCACCGGCGAATCCACCGGCGATTACGCGTTCTCGATCCGCCCCCGCTGATTTCCAACCGATCACACACCCGAGAAAAGGAGTCCACATGATCGTCGGAGCCTACGCCGCGATGCCCACCAGCCTTCTTACCGAGGACCGCGTGCGCGGCTTCATCGGCGCGGGCGGCGGGCGCGAGGACTACCGTGGGGTGAAGATCCAGGTGCAAGCCGGCGCCGACGTCGAGACCCGCGCTGCCATGATCAGGCGGCTAGCCGCGATGTGCTAAAAGCACACGCGCCACGGCGGAAAAACCCTAGAATGGCACGGGTGCTTGTCACGGATTGATCGGTGTGGTTACTATGGTCTCGAATTCACTCACTTGGGGTTGTTACTCACTGAGGCAAGACCTAAGGCGTCGTTGAGAGGCCTTAGGTCTTTTTTGTTCTCGGGCGCCAGTGCCGGCGGTATCAGCCACAAAACGAAAGTAGGAGACGATGACGTCGACAGCCACGAGCGCACGCTCAATCATCGACAACGTGGGCGGGGTGGAGAATATTCGCTCGCTGACCCACTGCGCCACCAGACTTCGCTTCGAGCTCGTTGACGCGGGCAAGGCCGACACCCGGGCGCTGGACGGCGTGGACGGCGTCCTCGGCGTCGTGCCGCAGAGCGGGGACCGCCTGCAGGTCATCTGCGGAGGCGGTGTGGAGTCCATGTTCTCGGCGATCAACGCCCTGCCGGAGATGGCGAGCAAGGGCCAGCTTACCGACGCCGAGATCAAGGCGCAGGCACGCTCGAAGGCCCGCGGCCGCTTCTCCTGGCTGGACAACTTCTTCGAGTACCTCTCGGATTCCTTCCGCCCGATCCTCGGCGTCCTGCTCGGCGCCTCGCTCATCATCGCCACGACGGCGGTCCTCGACGCCCTGCACATCGTCGACTTCCGCGCCGCCGACAAGTCGGCCACCTGGGTGTTCGTCGATGCGATGTGGCGGGCGGTGTTCTACTTCCTGCCGATCATGGTCGCCTACAACGCGGCGAAGAAGCTCCGCGTTGACCCCTGGCTCGGCGGCACCATCATGGCCGCCCTCATGACGCCGAACTTCATCAGCCTCTCCGACCCCAACGTCGTCTCCGAGACCACGTGTACGACGAACGAAACCCTGGGCACGACGTCGTGCACCTCGAACATCTTCGGCCTGCCGATGCAGCTCAACGACTACGGAGGGCAGGTCTTCGTGCCGCTCATGATGGTGGCGGTCCTCGCCCTCGTCTTCCACGGCCTGAAGAAGATCTTCCCGGCGTCGGTCCAGATGGTGTTCGTGCCGTTTTTCTCCATGCTCGTCATGATCCCCGTGACCGCCTTCCTCATTGGCCCGCTCGGCGTGTGGATGGGCACCGGCATCGGAAGCGGCCTTGCCTGGATGAACACGAATGCGCCGTTTGTCTTCGCCATCCTCATCCCGATGCTCTACCCGTTCCTCGTGCCGCTCGGGCTGCATTGGCCGCTGAACGCCCTCATGCTCATCAACATCCAGACCCTCGGCTACGACTTCATCCAGGGCCCGATGGGCGTGTGGAACTTCGCCTGCTTCGGCGCCACCGCCGGGGTCCTCGTCATCTCCCTGCGCGAGCGCGACCTGCGGATGCGCCAGACCGCTTTCGGTGCCCTCGCCGCGGGCCTCTTCGGCGGCATTTCAGAGCCCTCGCTCTACGGTATCCACCTACGCTTCAAGCGCATTTACCCGCGCCTGCTGCTGGGCTGCTTCGCCGGCGGCCTGACGATCGCGTTCCTGTCCGCCCCGTTCAACGGAGTCCAGACCCACGCCTTCGCCTTCACCTCCCTGCTGACCATTTCCGTCTTCAACCCGATGTGGGTCTACGGGGTCTCGATTGCCGTGGCCTTCGTCGTTGCCATGACCGCGATCATCTTCACCGACTACCGCACGCCTGAGGAGCGCGAGGCCGCCCGCGCCGGCGCCTCGGCGAACGCCGAGGGCACAGACGCCGCGGTTGGCGTTGGCGCCGGCGGGATCACCCTCGCCACCGAGGAGGAGGCGGCCGGCGAGGTGACCGGCGCCGAGCACGCGGTGGGCACGACCACCGCGGTGGGCGCACCCGTCGCTGGCGAGGTTGTGACACTGGCCGACGCTGGGGACGCCGTCTTCGCCTCGGGAGCCCTAGGGGAGGGCGTCGGCATCATCCCGGCCGAGTCCGCGATCGTCGCTCCCGTCTCCGGCACGCTACGGACGGTGGCCAAGTCCGGCCACGCGTTCGGCATCAAGACCGACGACGGCGTCGAGGTCCTCGTCCACGTCGGCATCGACACCGTGAAAATGGACGGCGCGGGCTTCGACGTAGCCGTAGCCAAAGGCCAGCGGATCGAGGCGGGCGACCTGCTCGTCACCGTCGACTTCGACGCCGTCACAGCCGCGGGTTACGCCACCACCGTTTTGATGACGGTGACCAACTCGAAAGCCCTCGGCACCGTGAAGCCCGGAGCCCCGGCGTCGGTGAACGCGGGTGATCCCGTCATCGCCATCGAAAGCGCGGCGCTCTAAACATGGAGGTCTTGAGAATCTTCAACAACAACGTGGTCCTGGCCAAGGACCCGGCTCGCGGGGGCGAAGTCATCGTCACTGGCCGCGGGGTCGGGTTTCAGGTCAAGGCCGGGATGGCCGTGGACCCGGCGAAGGTGGTGCGCGTGTTCGTCCCGACGGACGGGCGCGACTCCGACCACGTCGCCGAGCTCCTGGCGGACATCCCGTTGGAGAACATCACTCTCATGACCGACGTGCTGGCACGTGCCGGCCTGCCCGACTCCCTCGCCGGTAGCGCCACGCTCCTCATCGCGCTCGCCGACCACAT is part of the Trueperella abortisuis genome and harbors:
- a CDS encoding ATP-binding cassette domain-containing protein; this translates as MRRNKEPQVDTRNDDGSVLRATRLAATSVHGPIFGPLDLTLTPGTLCIVHGTSGSGRSALLLALAGRLRRVTGELLVAGHDAAFDTRAVLSLASVGRIGQYAAPDDRLTVGELIGERAVQDGIRLSQAVDRAEEIEDFLGYRIDRGALYEDLPAAEKTMLCAGLAMLRPAAVVVVDEADRDVPAHQVATLFATLQRLATMENNVVIVSASNANAAPVGAMRVHLAPTKLSRVHKIEDPPVAIDEATEAPEEVEPLDPDLEETVVAKVGEEGTEE
- a CDS encoding YhgE/Pip domain-containing protein; the encoded protein is MIKPLRAAGLEFKHFRGIPVIALVFILIVPTLYGGIYLHANWDLYNEIGKVKVAIVNGDKAVEYGEQTIDAGSLFVQAIKNQEGFDWQFMDDEAEAERLLHEGEVYMIVSVPENFSANLVAAGRFQPERATITFHRDDANGFIAGSLLSQMQALIQEQVNAAVGEAYFSTLFGQLSVIRDGMNTAADGARQLSDGLSQAADGVSALNEGLSGLDVPEMQDDMKQLSDAMATLNRGATSVLLGVSGATGSVYGLENVADGVKVGKDNVKAALEPLRNYVNNNLPKLQDDAVNLAGVSAELSGSANSTIGRTNSALDAVNKALLQLAVNPDLANDPDFLAQLQEDIAASSSLLGDLSASVSGQLSLTSSLQANIDYNATKSAVDAADSAMAAIDSSFDNLDTALRNFGSSANDIRTGVDQINEGKNQLNTLLSGLSGKLPEAIAGLEQLVSGVSQLDLAMQQLDSGAATLADGLEQGVAQIPELTDSEVDRLAEIMSSPVSIDVIIDNNAETYGRGLAPFFFSIALWISSVTFFLVMRTLPGRALLSRSGTLAMTLQGFAPFAVMGVASSLIMGLGVWGLLGLHPVHPWRFILLLIVAVLAFMSLGYAVRLWLGSPQSAVFLVALILQLPASGGTFPTEVLNSFYRGLSSIAPMRYSVDAFRVAISGGTDTQYWGSLAVLVMITVVSMAAMYVLVGRRRVLRMRDLHPTMVTGESTGDYAFSIRPR
- a CDS encoding glucose PTS transporter subunit IIA — its product is MTSTATSARSIIDNVGGVENIRSLTHCATRLRFELVDAGKADTRALDGVDGVLGVVPQSGDRLQVICGGGVESMFSAINALPEMASKGQLTDAEIKAQARSKARGRFSWLDNFFEYLSDSFRPILGVLLGASLIIATTAVLDALHIVDFRAADKSATWVFVDAMWRAVFYFLPIMVAYNAAKKLRVDPWLGGTIMAALMTPNFISLSDPNVVSETTCTTNETLGTTSCTSNIFGLPMQLNDYGGQVFVPLMMVAVLALVFHGLKKIFPASVQMVFVPFFSMLVMIPVTAFLIGPLGVWMGTGIGSGLAWMNTNAPFVFAILIPMLYPFLVPLGLHWPLNALMLINIQTLGYDFIQGPMGVWNFACFGATAGVLVISLRERDLRMRQTAFGALAAGLFGGISEPSLYGIHLRFKRIYPRLLLGCFAGGLTIAFLSAPFNGVQTHAFAFTSLLTISVFNPMWVYGVSIAVAFVVAMTAIIFTDYRTPEEREAARAGASANAEGTDAAVGVGAGGITLATEEEAAGEVTGAEHAVGTTTAVGAPVAGEVVTLADAGDAVFASGALGEGVGIIPAESAIVAPVSGTLRTVAKSGHAFGIKTDDGVEVLVHVGIDTVKMDGAGFDVAVAKGQRIEAGDLLVTVDFDAVTAAGYATTVLMTVTNSKALGTVKPGAPASVNAGDPVIAIESAAL